Proteins encoded within one genomic window of Flavobacterium sp. NG2:
- a CDS encoding outer membrane protein assembly factor — MRLSLVIKKENADLEKQVNKLNNFLVLNKKIKAVLTFLFLVSFSLVKAQERVPFDQGEKYIIAKVSLTNKISFNEQTVITFAGLEKGQTITVPGEEISSAIKKLGKLGLFDEISFYINKIENDSIYLDLDIKELPKLNEVKFVGVKKNKVDGLIKDNSLTQGKVVNENLITTTKNYIENKYKKDGYFNTKVNINTVVDTSAVNQVNMLVKIDKGEKVKIHEIDFIGNTKVSDKTLRKAMKDTKQKNPIRIFKASKFIKSKYKEDLDKVIASYKEKGYRDARIVSDSVTFNKEKNALSIKINVEEGNKYYFGDIKFLGNTVYPDHFLNRIIGVKKGETYNGVLLEKRIADKSKPDGEDITNLYQNNGYLFSSINAVEVKTANDTIDFEIRVTEGPLAYFNKITVVGNDKTNDRVIYRELRTKPGEKYSKELLVRTIREIGQLGFFDPEAIDPKFKNVDAGAGTVDIEYNLVEKGSSQIELQGGYGGGGFIGTLGLSFNNFSARNLLNKEAYKPLPMGDGQKVALRLQASTYFQTYSLSFSEPWFGQKKPVQFSTSLSYSKQFLSNYFTGSANSVDKSKSFNILTLSVGLAKRLTVPDDFFVLSQSISYQHYDLNNYNTGLFTFGNGTSRNAAYTIGITRNNKGVNPIFPTYGSEFSLTGKFSLPYSLFNGVDYATLGDKEEYKLKSTTDVYDANGNITIPAGSYLDASGNKVSTYEEATADVSKVDQKKFNWLEYYKIKFKADWYTKIYGKLVLRTLTEFGFLGAYNQDRGLIPFERFYVGGDGLANYSMDGRETIQLRGYQNNSLTPINSSGEQIGGTVYNKFSMELRYPITLKAAASIYALGFLEAGNSFANFNTYNPFSLKRSAGVGLRVFMPAFGLLGIDFGHGFDAATGQIDKSGWQTHFIIGQQF, encoded by the coding sequence ATGAGGCTATCATTAGTTATCAAAAAAGAGAACGCAGATTTGGAAAAACAAGTGAACAAATTAAATAATTTTTTAGTGTTAAATAAAAAAATAAAAGCAGTACTAACTTTTCTATTTCTGGTAAGTTTTTCACTAGTCAAAGCTCAAGAAAGAGTACCTTTTGATCAAGGAGAAAAATACATTATCGCAAAAGTTTCACTTACAAACAAAATAAGTTTTAACGAGCAAACCGTAATTACTTTTGCCGGTTTAGAAAAAGGACAAACAATTACTGTTCCTGGAGAAGAAATCAGTAGTGCCATCAAAAAACTAGGAAAACTAGGTCTTTTTGATGAGATTTCATTCTATATCAACAAAATTGAAAACGACAGTATCTATCTTGATTTAGACATCAAAGAACTTCCGAAACTAAACGAAGTAAAATTTGTAGGAGTAAAAAAGAACAAAGTTGACGGTTTAATCAAAGACAACAGCCTTACACAAGGCAAAGTTGTGAATGAAAATTTGATTACAACTACTAAAAACTACATTGAAAACAAGTATAAAAAAGATGGTTACTTCAATACAAAAGTAAACATCAACACTGTTGTTGACACTTCTGCCGTCAATCAAGTAAATATGCTTGTAAAAATTGACAAAGGTGAGAAAGTAAAGATTCATGAAATTGACTTCATAGGCAATACTAAAGTATCTGACAAAACCTTACGCAAGGCAATGAAAGATACGAAACAGAAAAACCCTATTCGAATTTTCAAAGCCTCTAAATTCATTAAATCTAAGTACAAAGAAGACTTAGACAAAGTAATTGCTTCTTATAAAGAAAAAGGATATCGTGATGCTAGAATCGTATCTGATTCTGTAACATTCAACAAGGAGAAAAATGCCTTATCCATCAAAATAAATGTTGAAGAAGGTAATAAATACTACTTTGGAGACATTAAATTCCTTGGTAACACAGTATACCCTGATCATTTCTTAAACAGAATAATTGGTGTCAAAAAAGGAGAAACCTACAATGGTGTACTTCTAGAAAAGAGAATTGCTGACAAATCAAAACCAGACGGAGAAGACATTACCAATTTATACCAAAACAATGGTTATTTATTTTCAAGCATCAATGCAGTAGAAGTAAAAACGGCTAATGACACTATTGATTTTGAAATAAGAGTTACAGAAGGTCCTTTGGCATACTTTAACAAAATTACAGTAGTCGGGAACGATAAGACAAACGACCGTGTTATCTACAGAGAACTTAGAACAAAACCAGGTGAAAAATATAGTAAAGAATTATTAGTTCGTACCATTCGTGAAATTGGACAATTAGGATTCTTTGACCCTGAAGCCATCGACCCTAAATTTAAAAATGTTGATGCCGGAGCAGGAACTGTTGACATTGAATACAACTTAGTCGAAAAAGGATCTAGCCAAATTGAACTCCAAGGAGGTTATGGTGGTGGTGGATTCATCGGTACCTTAGGACTTTCTTTCAACAACTTTTCTGCAAGGAATTTATTAAACAAAGAAGCCTATAAACCACTTCCTATGGGAGATGGTCAAAAAGTAGCCCTTCGTTTGCAAGCGAGTACTTATTTTCAAACTTATAGCTTATCATTTTCAGAGCCATGGTTTGGACAAAAAAAACCAGTACAATTCAGTACTTCATTATCTTACAGTAAGCAATTCTTAAGTAATTATTTTACTGGTAGTGCCAATTCTGTAGATAAGAGTAAAAGTTTCAACATTCTTACTTTATCAGTAGGTCTAGCAAAAAGATTGACTGTACCAGATGACTTTTTTGTACTATCACAAAGTATCAGTTACCAACACTATGATTTAAATAATTATAACACTGGACTATTCACCTTTGGAAATGGTACCTCTAGAAATGCAGCTTACACCATAGGAATTACACGTAACAATAAAGGGGTAAACCCTATATTCCCTACTTATGGCTCGGAGTTTAGTCTTACTGGTAAATTCTCGCTTCCTTACTCATTATTCAATGGAGTTGATTATGCAACATTAGGAGATAAAGAAGAATATAAACTAAAAAGCACTACTGATGTTTATGACGCTAATGGAAACATAACGATACCTGCAGGTTCTTACTTGGACGCAAGTGGTAATAAGGTTTCAACTTATGAAGAGGCTACTGCTGATGTTTCAAAAGTCGACCAAAAGAAATTTAATTGGCTAGAATATTACAAAATAAAGTTCAAAGCTGATTGGTACACCAAAATTTATGGTAAATTAGTATTGCGAACATTAACTGAATTTGGATTCTTAGGAGCATACAACCAAGACAGAGGCTTAATTCCTTTTGAAAGATTTTATGTTGGTGGAGACGGATTAGCAAACTATTCCATGGATGGTAGAGAGACAATTCAGTTGAGAGGTTACCAAAATAACTCCTTAACACCGATTAATAGTTCTGGAGAACAAATTGGAGGAACTGTATACAATAAATTCTCTATGGAATTGCGTTATCCTATAACCTTAAAAGCAGCTGCATCAATTTATGCACTTGGATTTTTGGAGGCTGGTAATTCATTTGCTAATTTTAACACCTATAACCCGTTCTCGTTAAAGCGTTCAGCAGGTGTTGGATTACGTGTATTCATGCCAGCGTTTGGATTATTAGGTATCGATTTTGGACATGGATTTGATGCTGCAACTGGTCAGATAGATAAAAGTGGATGGCAAACTCACTTCATTATTGGACAACAATTTTAA
- a CDS encoding isoprenyl transferase: MNLVDSIDKERLPNHLAIIMDGNGRWAKKQGFLRAFGHERGSESVKEIIRTCIQLGIQNLTLYAFSTENWNRPKLEVDTLMKILVKSLRKELATLEEKKIRLNTIGNFEKLPSSAQKELSSVIERTKNNDKMTLTLALSYGSREEIVNAVKTISDKVKNNIISIDSIDDSIINEHLYTHNLPDVDLLIRTSGEHRISNFLLWQIAYAELYFTDILWPDFKEHDLYEAIISYQKRERRFGKTSEQIK, translated from the coding sequence ATGAATTTAGTAGACTCCATAGATAAAGAAAGATTACCAAACCACCTAGCCATTATTATGGATGGGAACGGACGATGGGCTAAAAAACAAGGATTCCTTAGGGCATTTGGGCATGAAAGAGGCAGCGAATCAGTTAAGGAAATTATCAGAACTTGTATCCAATTAGGTATACAGAACTTAACACTATATGCCTTTTCTACTGAAAATTGGAATCGTCCAAAACTAGAGGTCGACACTTTAATGAAAATACTGGTAAAGTCATTAAGAAAAGAACTAGCGACTCTCGAAGAAAAAAAAATCAGATTAAACACTATTGGCAACTTTGAAAAACTACCGAGCTCAGCACAAAAAGAACTCAGCTCAGTTATTGAAAGAACTAAAAACAACGACAAGATGACTCTTACACTAGCCTTGAGCTATGGTTCAAGAGAGGAAATCGTAAATGCAGTGAAGACCATTAGTGATAAAGTTAAAAATAATATAATTTCAATTGACTCTATTGACGATTCGATTATAAATGAGCATCTTTACACGCACAATTTACCTGATGTAGATTTATTAATTCGTACTAGTGGAGAACACCGTATAAGTAATTTCTTGCTGTGGCAAATAGCCTATGCTGAATTATACTTTACTGACATACTATGGCCCGACTTTAAAGAACATGATTTATATGAGGCTATCATTAGTTATCAAAAAAGAGAACGCAGATTTGGAAAAACAAGTGAACAAATTAAATAA
- a CDS encoding DUF6089 family protein yields MPNNQIIDRFNLFDIVSNRLLLYLHAISIKMIQKISLILCFFLSTTLFSQIHEIGAFLGGSNYIGDVGPTTYIDPNQLALGVVYKWNKSPRHAYRISYMQSNLNSNDLDSKEASRSGRGYYFENNIKELSLGLEFNFFDFNLHQLENKTTPYVHSGVSYIRYSSLYFTNGNNEAQTDSRRGTIAIPMTVGIKTKLNRQFILGLEIGARYTFADDIDGSKAANENLSQFNFGNLNNNDWFVFSGVTITYTFGEKPCYCAE; encoded by the coding sequence ATGCCTAACAATCAAATAATAGACAGATTTAATCTATTCGATATTGTATCGAATCGATTATTATTATATTTGCACGCTATTTCAATTAAAATGATACAAAAAATCAGCTTAATCCTGTGCTTTTTCCTAAGTACTACACTCTTTTCACAGATACATGAGATAGGTGCATTTTTGGGAGGAAGCAACTATATTGGAGATGTAGGCCCAACTACCTATATTGATCCAAATCAGTTAGCTTTGGGCGTAGTGTACAAATGGAATAAAAGTCCGAGACATGCTTACAGGATTTCCTATATGCAATCGAATCTCAACTCAAATGACCTAGATTCAAAGGAAGCAAGCCGTAGCGGAAGGGGCTATTATTTTGAAAATAACATAAAAGAACTATCTTTAGGCCTTGAATTTAATTTTTTTGATTTCAACCTCCATCAATTGGAAAACAAAACGACTCCTTATGTCCATAGTGGCGTAAGCTATATTAGATACAGCAGTTTGTATTTTACAAATGGAAACAATGAAGCACAAACTGATTCTAGGCGAGGAACGATAGCGATACCAATGACCGTTGGAATTAAAACTAAATTAAACCGACAGTTCATTTTAGGACTCGAAATAGGTGCAAGATATACGTTTGCAGATGACATTGATGGCAGCAAAGCCGCAAATGAGAATCTCAGTCAATTTAATTTTGGAAATTTAAATAATAATGATTGGTTTGTTTTTTCAGGGGTTACAATAACCTATACCTTTGGCGAAAAACCTTGCTATTGTGCAGAATAA
- a CDS encoding NAD kinase: MKVAIYGQYYQDSTDPIIKEILDFFSENEIEMIFESNYFNMLLEKNIVSKKYKTFSTYSDIDSSFYMLVSIGGDGTILRAATFIRNSGVPILGINAGRLGFLATVQQENITDFLKIVIENKHSLSKRTLLSLSCTPANESLEDINFAMNEVSVSRKDTTSMITIDTYLNGEYLNSYWADGLIISTPTGSTGYNLSCGGPILTPDANSLVITPISPHNLNARPLVIPDETEIRLKVSGREENYLVSLDSRITSVGNESVLTIKKTPFQINMIEIPDETFLKTLRSKLLWGEDKRN; encoded by the coding sequence ATGAAAGTAGCCATTTACGGTCAATATTATCAAGACAGCACAGATCCAATAATCAAAGAAATTTTAGACTTTTTTTCTGAAAACGAAATAGAAATGATTTTTGAGTCAAATTATTTCAACATGCTTCTTGAAAAAAACATTGTTAGCAAGAAATACAAGACTTTCTCCACTTATTCGGATATTGATTCGAGTTTTTATATGTTAGTTAGCATTGGTGGTGACGGCACGATTCTGAGAGCAGCAACTTTTATTAGAAATTCAGGAGTACCTATCCTAGGGATTAATGCTGGGAGGTTAGGATTTTTGGCCACTGTACAACAAGAAAACATTACGGATTTCTTAAAAATTGTAATTGAAAATAAACACAGCCTTTCCAAAAGAACACTGTTAAGTTTATCTTGCACACCTGCAAATGAGAGTCTAGAGGATATTAATTTTGCCATGAACGAAGTTTCTGTGAGTCGAAAAGACACTACTTCAATGATTACCATTGACACTTATTTGAATGGCGAATATTTAAATTCATATTGGGCAGACGGTTTAATTATCTCTACTCCTACTGGTTCTACAGGATACAACTTAAGTTGCGGAGGACCTATTTTGACGCCTGACGCTAACAGCCTCGTTATTACACCAATCTCTCCACACAATCTTAACGCACGACCACTAGTGATTCCTGATGAAACAGAAATCAGGCTTAAAGTATCGGGTAGAGAAGAGAATTATTTAGTGTCTTTGGATTCAAGGATTACATCTGTAGGTAACGAATCGGTATTAACCATCAAAAAAACACCTTTTCAAATCAATATGATTGAAATTCCAGACGAAACATTCCTAAAAACACTTCGTTCCAAATTACTTTGGGGAGAAGATAAAAGGAATTAA
- a CDS encoding CBS domain-containing protein, with translation MKITDYINTDYKAIDCQETIETVKGFFADLHYSHFPVVEEGIYIGCIASDDIETFDDDKKIIDYKYTLEVFFTRTNSIWLEVLEIFAKNHSNLIPVLNEENKYVGYYEIEDIMSFFHETPFLKEQGRIIKVKKGILDYSMSQITQIVESNNGKLLGLFISEAEVDSVEVTLKISLGAINEIVQSFRRYNYEITSEHIEDNYINNLKERSDYLDKYLNI, from the coding sequence ATGAAAATTACAGACTACATAAACACGGACTATAAAGCCATTGATTGTCAAGAAACTATCGAGACAGTAAAAGGCTTTTTTGCGGATTTACATTACTCGCATTTTCCCGTTGTGGAAGAAGGTATTTACATCGGCTGTATTGCATCTGATGACATCGAAACCTTTGACGATGACAAAAAAATTATCGATTACAAATACACGCTAGAAGTATTTTTCACAAGAACCAACTCGATATGGCTTGAGGTTCTTGAAATATTTGCTAAGAATCATAGTAATCTAATTCCCGTTTTAAATGAAGAAAATAAATATGTTGGCTATTATGAAATAGAAGACATTATGAGTTTTTTTCATGAAACTCCATTTTTGAAAGAACAAGGACGTATCATCAAAGTAAAAAAAGGAATCTTAGATTATTCGATGAGCCAAATTACCCAAATTGTAGAAAGCAATAATGGAAAATTATTAGGCCTATTTATTTCAGAGGCCGAAGTGGATTCTGTCGAAGTAACACTAAAAATTAGTCTTGGGGCTATCAATGAAATTGTTCAATCATTCAGAAGGTACAATTATGAAATCACCTCTGAACATATTGAGGATAATTATATCAATAATTTAAAAGAGCGATCTGATTATTTAGACAAATATTTAAATATCTAA
- a CDS encoding pyridoxine 5'-phosphate synthase: MTKLSVNINKIATLRNARGGNVPDLLKVATDIQKFGGQGITIHPRPDERHIRYQDARDLRSIVHTEFNIEGNPQHNFIDLVLECKPEQVTLVPDAIGAITSSAGWDTVKNQAYLTEMIQEFQRHGIRTSIFVDPVLDMIEGAKKTGTDRIELYTEAFAHQYALGNEKGIEPYIQSAVLANELGLGINAGHDLSLDNIQFFKQNIPGLLEVSIGHALIAEALYLGLDNVVNMYLQKLK; the protein is encoded by the coding sequence ATGACAAAGTTAAGTGTAAATATTAATAAAATAGCAACTTTACGTAACGCACGTGGAGGAAATGTTCCTGATTTGTTGAAAGTAGCGACTGATATTCAAAAATTTGGAGGTCAGGGAATCACTATTCACCCTCGACCTGATGAGCGTCACATCCGTTATCAAGACGCTCGAGATTTGCGTTCGATTGTACATACAGAGTTTAATATTGAAGGAAATCCACAACATAATTTTATTGATTTGGTATTGGAATGTAAACCGGAGCAAGTTACTTTAGTGCCAGATGCTATTGGTGCTATTACATCGTCAGCAGGATGGGATACGGTAAAAAACCAAGCCTATTTGACTGAAATGATTCAAGAATTTCAACGTCATGGGATTCGCACTTCTATCTTTGTTGACCCTGTGTTGGATATGATTGAAGGTGCTAAGAAAACAGGAACTGACAGAATTGAATTATACACCGAAGCTTTTGCACACCAATACGCTTTAGGAAACGAAAAAGGTATTGAGCCTTATATACAATCAGCGGTTTTAGCTAATGAATTGGGATTAGGAATCAATGCGGGTCACGATTTGAGTTTGGATAATATTCAGTTTTTTAAACAAAATATTCCAGGCTTATTGGAAGTTTCCATTGGTCACGCCTTAATTGCGGAAGCCTTGTATTTAGGACTTGACAATGTGGTCAATATGTATTTGCAAAAATTAAAATAA
- a CDS encoding alpha/beta fold hydrolase encodes MLYSKIEGEGKPLLILHGFLGMSDNWKTLGTQFAADGCQVHMLDMRNHGRSLQSEDFSYDFMVQDIYDYCQGNNLTEVDIIGHSMGGKTAMLFAATYPEMVNKLIVADIGPKFYPQHHQTILAGLNAVDFSKKPSRSEVEEIIGNFITDFGTRQFLMKSLYWKEPGQLAFRFNLAVFNEKISEIGVALPDEAQFDKPTLFIRGGNSNYILDNDIENINIHFPQMQLETIPNAGHWLHAENPKLFHQLVSSFLKQ; translated from the coding sequence ATGCTTTATTCAAAAATAGAAGGTGAAGGAAAGCCGCTTTTAATTCTACACGGATTTCTAGGAATGTCCGACAACTGGAAAACTCTTGGAACTCAATTTGCAGCCGATGGTTGTCAAGTTCATATGTTAGACATGCGCAACCACGGACGAAGTTTACAGTCCGAGGATTTTAGCTATGACTTCATGGTGCAAGATATCTATGATTATTGTCAGGGAAATAATTTGACAGAAGTTGATATTATCGGTCATTCGATGGGAGGAAAAACAGCGATGCTTTTTGCTGCTACTTATCCTGAAATGGTTAATAAGTTAATCGTAGCAGACATTGGTCCTAAATTTTATCCACAGCATCACCAAACGATTTTGGCTGGATTAAATGCTGTAGATTTTTCAAAAAAACCAAGCCGTAGCGAAGTCGAAGAAATTATAGGTAATTTTATCACCGATTTTGGAACCCGTCAATTCTTGATGAAAAGTTTGTATTGGAAAGAGCCGGGGCAATTAGCATTTCGTTTTAATTTGGCTGTTTTCAATGAAAAGATTAGCGAAATAGGAGTAGCACTGCCAGATGAAGCTCAGTTTGATAAACCAACGCTTTTTATTCGAGGAGGAAATTCTAATTATATCTTGGATAACGATATCGAGAATATCAACATTCATTTTCCACAAATGCAATTAGAAACAATTCCTAACGCAGGGCATTGGCTTCATGCCGAAAATCCAAAACTTTTTCATCAATTGGTAAGTTCCTTTTTGAAACAATAA
- a CDS encoding phage holin family protein, whose translation MKLLIRMFITAILVVILSHVMKGVHVAGFTTALIVAFVLSLLNVFVKPVILIFTLPITVLTLGLFLLCINAIMILLCSAIVGGFYVDGFLIALLFSIILSVSQSLMFAILGKN comes from the coding sequence ATGAAATTACTGATTAGAATGTTTATCACTGCGATATTGGTAGTGATTTTGTCACATGTTATGAAAGGGGTTCATGTTGCTGGCTTTACCACGGCGCTAATTGTGGCTTTCGTTTTAAGTTTGCTCAATGTTTTTGTAAAACCTGTTATCTTAATCTTTACACTTCCTATAACTGTACTTACATTGGGACTTTTTTTATTGTGTATTAATGCAATAATGATATTGTTATGTTCAGCAATTGTTGGAGGCTTCTATGTAGATGGGTTTTTGATAGCACTACTATTTAGTATTATTTTATCTGTTTCACAGTCACTTATGTTTGCTATATTAGGGAAGAACTAA
- a CDS encoding heavy-metal-associated domain-containing protein, producing MKSLRNMLMAMTVLLSVTFVSAQIKNAKTETVKIYGNCGMCKKTIEKAATVKGVATVSWDVDTKMATLSYDSTKTNQDEILKRIANAGYDSDKFPATNAAYNQLPKCCQYDRAVKKVIK from the coding sequence ATGAAATCACTTAGAAATATGTTGATGGCAATGACTGTATTGTTATCAGTAACTTTTGTTAGCGCGCAAATAAAAAACGCTAAAACCGAAACCGTAAAAATTTACGGAAACTGTGGTATGTGTAAAAAAACCATCGAGAAAGCAGCTACTGTCAAAGGAGTGGCAACTGTGAGCTGGGATGTTGATACTAAAATGGCAACTCTTAGTTATGATTCTACCAAAACCAATCAAGATGAAATCCTAAAACGAATTGCAAATGCGGGATACGATAGCGATAAGTTTCCAGCAACTAATGCAGCTTACAATCAATTGCCCAAATGTTGTCAGTACGATAGAGCGGTAAAAAAAGTAATTAAGTAA
- a CDS encoding heavy metal-binding domain-containing protein produces the protein MKNSIKILVVMVLISFASCKDNTTETKAMDATENIEEKLYSCPMHPEVTGKQDDDCSKCGMKLTQEVK, from the coding sequence ATGAAAAATAGTATAAAAATACTTGTAGTAATGGTTTTGATTTCTTTTGCTTCATGCAAAGACAATACCACTGAAACTAAAGCAATGGATGCCACTGAAAATATTGAAGAAAAACTCTATTCCTGCCCGATGCACCCTGAAGTAACAGGTAAACAAGATGATGATTGTTCTAAATGTGGGATGAAATTAACACAAGAAGTTAAATAA
- a CDS encoding efflux RND transporter permease subunit: MVEKLITFSLKNRLVILLVSAALFGWGVYSVQQNPIDAIPDLSENQIIVFTEWMGRSPQVIEDQVTYPLVSNLQGIPKIKNIRASSMFGMSFVYIIFEDEVDAYWARTRVLERLNYAQRLLPQNVVPTLGPDGTGVGHVFWYHLDAKGMDLGEQRALQDWYIKFALQTVPGVAEVASFGGFEKQYQLVLDPLKMQYYNVSIMEVMDAVKSSNNDVGGRKFEMSDMAYVVRGLGYLKSIQDIEAIAVKNYNSVPVTVKDIGTVQMGGDLRLGIFDADGNGEVVGGIVVMRYGENASEVVDAVKLKMKEVAKGLPAGVTFKTSYDRSELIEKAIESVKGTLIEEMIAVSMVVLLFLFHWRSALIILIQLPISVAIGFILLEAFGISSNIMSLTGIALAIGVVVDDGIVMVENAYRTISEKQEELSSTQEEAS; encoded by the coding sequence ATGGTAGAAAAATTAATAACATTCTCACTCAAAAACCGCTTGGTAATATTGCTGGTGTCTGCTGCTTTGTTTGGATGGGGAGTTTATAGTGTTCAACAAAATCCCATTGATGCCATTCCCGATTTGTCCGAAAATCAAATTATTGTTTTCACAGAGTGGATGGGAAGAAGTCCGCAGGTTATTGAGGACCAAGTGACTTATCCGTTGGTGTCCAACTTACAGGGGATTCCAAAGATTAAGAACATTCGAGCCTCTTCGATGTTTGGGATGAGCTTTGTGTACATCATTTTTGAAGATGAGGTAGATGCGTATTGGGCTAGAACCCGTGTTTTGGAACGACTTAATTATGCGCAACGCTTATTGCCGCAAAATGTAGTGCCCACATTAGGGCCTGATGGAACAGGAGTAGGCCACGTCTTTTGGTATCATCTGGATGCTAAAGGAATGGATTTGGGCGAGCAACGTGCCTTGCAAGATTGGTACATCAAGTTTGCTTTGCAAACGGTACCAGGTGTGGCAGAAGTCGCTTCTTTTGGTGGTTTCGAAAAGCAATACCAGTTGGTACTTGACCCACTGAAAATGCAGTATTACAATGTCAGTATCATGGAAGTTATGGACGCAGTGAAATCATCTAACAATGATGTAGGAGGACGAAAATTTGAAATGAGCGATATGGCTTACGTAGTGAGAGGCTTGGGCTATTTGAAAAGTATACAAGATATCGAAGCCATAGCGGTCAAAAACTACAATTCAGTTCCTGTAACAGTCAAAGATATTGGTACGGTACAAATGGGTGGTGATTTACGATTAGGTATTTTTGATGCTGATGGTAACGGCGAAGTCGTAGGGGGTATTGTAGTGATGCGCTACGGTGAAAATGCTAGCGAAGTTGTTGATGCCGTCAAATTAAAAATGAAGGAGGTTGCCAAAGGTTTACCTGCTGGTGTGACTTTTAAAACCTCTTATGACAGAAGTGAATTGATTGAAAAAGCTATCGAGTCAGTTAAAGGAACTTTAATCGAAGAAATGATTGCAGTTTCGATGGTGGTTTTACTTTTTCTTTTTCATTGGCGCAGTGCTTTGATTATTTTAATTCAGTTACCTATATCGGTTGCCATTGGGTTTATTCTGTTGGAAGCTTTTGGGATTTCCTCCAATATTATGTCGCTTACCGGAATTGCATTGGCGATTGGAGTGGTAGTAGATGACGGAATTGTAATGGTCGAAAATGCCTATCGAACGATTTCCGAAAAGCAAGAAGAATTATCGTCAACTCAAGAAGAAGCCTCATGA